The Methyloferula stellata AR4 genome includes a window with the following:
- the cysD gene encoding sulfate adenylyltransferase subunit CysD, giving the protein MTVKYPILQDFCVKHPLSSHLRRLEAEAIFILREVAAEFEKPVMLYSIGKDSSVMLHLALKAFYPGKPPFPLLHVDTTWKFREMITFRDETAHRVGMDLIVHINQEGVARGISPFASGSSVHTQVMKTEGLRQALDKYKFDAAFGGARRDEEKSRAKERIFSHRSALHAWDPRNQRPELWRLFNTRIKPGESMRVFPLSNWTELDVWDYIAAEEIPVVPLYFAKERPVVTRDGALLMVDDDRMPLAPGEVPRQERIRFRTLGCYPLTGAIRSEAETLADMIAEMRSSTSSEREGRLIDHDESGSMEKKKREGYF; this is encoded by the coding sequence ATGACTGTAAAATATCCTATCCTACAGGATTTTTGTGTGAAACACCCATTATCGTCCCACCTTCGCCGTCTTGAGGCGGAAGCGATCTTCATTTTGCGCGAGGTGGCGGCCGAGTTCGAAAAGCCGGTGATGCTTTATTCGATCGGCAAGGATTCGAGCGTGATGCTGCATCTCGCGCTCAAGGCCTTCTACCCCGGAAAGCCGCCCTTTCCGCTCCTGCATGTCGACACGACGTGGAAATTTCGCGAGATGATCACGTTTCGCGACGAAACCGCGCATCGCGTCGGCATGGACCTGATCGTCCATATCAATCAGGAAGGCGTCGCGCGCGGCATTTCGCCTTTCGCCTCCGGCTCCTCAGTCCATACGCAAGTCATGAAGACGGAAGGGCTGCGGCAGGCGCTCGATAAATATAAATTCGACGCGGCCTTCGGTGGGGCGCGGCGCGACGAGGAAAAAAGCCGGGCGAAAGAGCGCATCTTCTCGCATCGCTCTGCCCTTCATGCCTGGGACCCGCGTAATCAACGGCCGGAACTCTGGCGGCTCTTCAATACGCGGATCAAGCCAGGCGAGTCGATGCGTGTCTTTCCGCTCTCCAATTGGACCGAGCTCGACGTCTGGGATTATATCGCCGCCGAGGAGATTCCGGTGGTGCCGCTTTATTTCGCCAAGGAACGGCCGGTGGTCACCCGCGATGGTGCATTGCTCATGGTCGACGACGATCGCATGCCTTTAGCACCCGGCGAGGTCCCACGGCAGGAGCGGATCCGATTCCGTACGCTTGGCTGCTATCCTTTGACGGGAGCGATCCGATCCGAAGCGGAAACGCTCGCCGACATGATCGCCGAGATGCGAAGCTCCACCTCCTCCGAGCGCGAGGGCCGCTTGATCGACCATGACGAATCGGGCTCGATGGAAAAGAAAAAACGCGAGGGCTATTTTTAA
- a CDS encoding extracellular solute-binding protein — MLWPHIGLAQNKGAQDKAAQVKIAQERVVNLYAWADYFDPKVLDDFTKETGIKIVYDTYDTSEALDAHLALGRSGYDVVVLSGPLLQKAIANDLLLKLNRAKLPAARGLWPDIMGRLSIYDPGNLYAVNYMWFTLGLTYNAKMIEDRQGPAALASWDVIFRPDVLKKFADCGVEVQDSPHELFAAALHYMGVNPRSKSLVDLKRAADLLYGLRRNVKKFRATNDLSDVVGGDACLTLGWSSDTAQARKQAADSNSSVTIDYAIPKGGTLILLDNLAIPKEAAHQDDAYALINYLLRPDIAARNTKATHFANGVLASKNFLPPEILSDPSIYPDEAAMKSFFVMGLYGAAEQAFVAKEWLRVKNGDIKPASTKNDKSKGGKNDKTAGKKDEKSRVKSR, encoded by the coding sequence TTGTTGTGGCCTCATATAGGCTTGGCGCAAAATAAGGGCGCGCAAGATAAGGCAGCGCAAGTTAAGATAGCACAGGAAAGAGTCGTCAATCTTTACGCATGGGCGGATTATTTCGATCCCAAGGTCCTTGATGATTTCACCAAGGAAACCGGCATCAAGATCGTCTATGACACCTATGACACGAGCGAGGCCCTCGATGCGCATCTCGCACTCGGCCGCTCTGGCTACGATGTCGTGGTGCTATCCGGTCCGCTGCTGCAAAAGGCGATCGCCAACGATCTTCTGCTCAAACTCAACCGGGCGAAACTCCCCGCGGCCAGAGGGCTTTGGCCGGATATCATGGGGCGGCTTTCGATCTATGATCCGGGCAACCTTTATGCCGTGAACTATATGTGGTTCACGTTGGGCCTGACCTACAACGCCAAGATGATCGAAGATCGCCAGGGGCCGGCAGCTCTGGCCTCATGGGACGTGATCTTCCGGCCGGATGTTTTGAAGAAATTCGCCGATTGCGGCGTCGAAGTGCAAGACAGCCCGCATGAGCTTTTCGCCGCTGCATTGCACTATATGGGCGTGAATCCACGCTCGAAATCGCTCGTCGATCTCAAGCGCGCGGCGGATCTTCTTTATGGTCTTCGCCGGAACGTGAAAAAATTTCGCGCTACAAACGATCTATCGGATGTCGTGGGCGGCGACGCTTGCCTGACGCTCGGCTGGTCGAGCGACACGGCTCAGGCGCGCAAACAGGCGGCGGATTCCAATAGCAGCGTGACGATCGATTATGCCATTCCGAAGGGCGGTACGCTCATTCTGCTCGACAATCTTGCGATCCCCAAGGAAGCCGCGCATCAAGACGACGCCTATGCTCTGATCAATTATCTCCTGCGGCCCGACATAGCGGCGCGCAACACGAAGGCGACACATTTCGCCAATGGCGTTCTGGCATCGAAAAATTTTCTGCCGCCCGAAATTCTCTCGGACCCGTCGATATATCCGGACGAAGCGGCAATGAAGAGCTTTTTCGTCATGGGCCTCTATGGCGCCGCCGAACAAGCTTTCGTCGCGAAGGAATGGCTGCGCGTCAAAAACGGCGATATCAAACCGGCGAGCACGAAGAACGACAAATCGAAGGGCGGAAAGAACGACAAGACCGCCGGCAAGAAAGACGAAAAATCGCGAGTCAAATCGCGATGA
- a CDS encoding helix-turn-helix domain-containing protein, whose amino-acid sequence MRQKLFSGMQVRRLRESHALTQHAFAERVGISASYLNQIESNQRPLTAPVLLGLAQAFSVNLADFAQEDTDRLIGDLRQALADPVFSGLLPNSQDLKTIAANTSWFAHAFLSLHLAFRRANERTQILDEAFSSERTEMERDPGALLPYEEVRNFLHYRGNYLDRLDRNAESLAEEISVGESVHGTHLSDYLFKRHGIRVESEKVDPTSLFIRRYDRVARVLWLRDGIDHASKVFHIAHLIGQIEQEKEIDAIISDASFRANGAAAITRIALANYFAGALVMPYERFLNAARSLRYDVERLCILFGTSFEQVGHRLSTLQRPGDRGVPFYFVRVDRAGNILKRHSSTRFQFARFGGTCPLWNVHEAFSSGDRTLVQIAEMPDGVRYLSVARAATKSGGSHLAPPRHFALGIGCEVSYAQDVVYADGIDIKTAPVTKIGVSCRICERGDCPQRAAPPIDRPLIVDPDRRDFVPFRFS is encoded by the coding sequence ATGAGACAAAAGCTCTTTTCTGGAATGCAGGTCCGCCGGCTGCGCGAATCCCATGCGCTCACCCAGCATGCTTTCGCCGAACGCGTTGGAATTTCAGCAAGTTACCTCAATCAGATCGAGAGCAACCAGAGGCCGCTGACCGCCCCCGTCCTGCTCGGCCTCGCCCAGGCTTTCTCGGTCAATCTCGCCGATTTCGCCCAGGAAGATACCGACCGCCTCATTGGCGATTTGCGCCAGGCTCTAGCCGATCCGGTATTTTCCGGCCTTCTGCCGAATAGCCAGGATTTGAAGACGATCGCCGCCAATACGTCCTGGTTCGCGCATGCTTTCTTGAGCCTTCACCTCGCCTTCCGCCGTGCCAATGAGCGGACGCAGATCCTCGATGAAGCCTTCTCCTCCGAACGCACCGAGATGGAACGCGATCCCGGGGCGCTTCTGCCTTATGAGGAAGTCCGGAATTTTCTGCACTATCGCGGCAATTATCTCGACCGCCTCGATCGCAACGCCGAAAGCCTCGCTGAAGAGATCAGCGTCGGCGAGAGCGTCCATGGCACGCATCTCTCCGATTATCTGTTCAAACGGCATGGCATACGCGTGGAGAGCGAGAAGGTCGATCCGACTTCTCTGTTCATTCGCCGCTACGATCGCGTCGCCCGCGTGCTCTGGCTGCGCGATGGCATCGATCACGCGAGCAAGGTCTTTCATATTGCCCATCTGATCGGCCAGATCGAACAGGAAAAAGAAATCGACGCGATCATTTCCGACGCGAGCTTCCGGGCGAATGGCGCCGCCGCCATCACGCGGATCGCGCTCGCCAATTATTTCGCCGGCGCGCTCGTCATGCCCTATGAGCGCTTTCTCAATGCGGCGCGCAGTCTGCGCTATGACGTCGAACGGCTCTGCATCCTGTTTGGCACGAGTTTCGAACAGGTCGGGCATAGGCTCTCGACCCTGCAGCGGCCAGGCGATCGCGGCGTGCCTTTCTATTTCGTCCGCGTCGACCGCGCCGGCAATATTTTGAAGCGCCATTCATCGACGCGCTTTCAATTCGCGCGCTTCGGCGGCACTTGCCCGTTGTGGAACGTGCATGAGGCCTTCTCGTCCGGAGACCGGACCCTCGTCCAGATCGCCGAAATGCCGGATGGCGTGCGCTATCTGAGCGTCGCCCGCGCGGCAACGAAATCGGGCGGCAGCCATCTCGCGCCGCCGCGCCATTTCGCGCTCGGCATTGGCTGCGAGGTCAGCTATGCGCAAGACGTCGTCTATGCCGACGGCATAGATATCAAGACCGCGCCGGTCACCAAAATCGGGGTCAGCTGCCGCATTTGCGAGCGCGGTGATTGCCCGCAGCGCGCCGCGCCGCCAATCGACCGGCCGCTCATCGTCGATCCTGACCGGCGTGACTTTGTGCCTTTTCGGTTTTCTTAG
- a CDS encoding response regulator transcription factor: MSRGLTVTDMIQTAPWADRIGVFVIQSMPLLRRGIESALREAPAFSQALIRSFPTAEAAASALQDARAGDVILADMPAWTVLRPAGTGGNKSAFAFLSDKKVAFGLVTSVDPAALRLFREQGVSGFMAPEAEAEALVQLVTALSEGRSFYPPAASPKRADVLASLSNRQFQILELMTRGLLNKQIAWELGLTEGTVKSHVSAILDKLGCDRRTQAITAYMKSTGLAAVPAMTM, encoded by the coding sequence ATGAGCAGAGGCTTGACGGTTACCGATATGATTCAAACGGCTCCTTGGGCTGACAGAATCGGGGTTTTTGTCATTCAGTCCATGCCTCTGCTGCGACGCGGCATCGAATCGGCGCTCCGCGAGGCGCCGGCTTTTTCGCAAGCGCTGATCCGCAGCTTTCCCACGGCCGAGGCGGCTGCTTCCGCCTTGCAGGACGCCCGCGCCGGCGATGTGATTCTCGCTGATATGCCGGCCTGGACGGTCTTGCGTCCTGCGGGCACGGGCGGCAACAAGTCGGCCTTTGCTTTCCTGAGCGACAAGAAAGTTGCCTTCGGCCTTGTGACCTCGGTGGATCCGGCCGCCTTGCGGCTCTTCCGCGAACAAGGCGTCTCGGGCTTCATGGCGCCTGAGGCCGAGGCGGAAGCGCTCGTCCAATTGGTGACGGCGCTTTCCGAGGGCCGCAGCTTTTATCCGCCCGCGGCGTCGCCCAAGCGGGCCGATGTTTTGGCCTCGCTGTCCAACCGGCAGTTTCAGATTCTGGAACTTATGACCCGCGGTCTTTTGAATAAGCAGATCGCCTGGGAGCTTGGGCTCACCGAAGGCACGGTCAAGAGCCATGTCTCGGCCATTCTCGACAAGCTTGGATGCGATCGGCGCACACAGGCCATAACGGCCTATATGAAGAGCACCGGTCTTGCTGCTGTCCCTGCCATGACAATGTAA
- a CDS encoding copper chaperone PCu(A)C, with translation MTLPHRLAAALLGLCAILALPAPADAQATSAGSITIAQPWARATPPGAKIGGGYFTLINNGDQTDRLVSLSTGISDRAEVHEMSMKDGIMSMRELADGLAVPAHGSVELKPGSFHVMFVGLKQPLKQGEHFPATLTFEKAGPVTVEFAIKSIGAMKPDP, from the coding sequence GTGACGCTGCCGCATCGTCTTGCCGCCGCCTTGCTAGGCCTCTGCGCAATCCTCGCCCTGCCGGCGCCTGCCGACGCGCAAGCGACGTCGGCCGGCTCCATCACGATCGCGCAGCCCTGGGCGCGGGCGACGCCGCCCGGAGCCAAGATCGGCGGCGGCTATTTCACTTTGATCAACAATGGCGATCAGACCGACAGACTGGTGTCGCTCAGCACTGGGATTTCGGATCGCGCCGAAGTGCACGAAATGTCCATGAAGGACGGGATCATGAGCATGCGCGAATTGGCCGATGGCCTCGCCGTGCCCGCCCATGGCTCCGTCGAACTGAAGCCCGGATCCTTTCATGTGATGTTCGTCGGACTGAAACAACCCTTGAAACAGGGCGAGCATTTTCCAGCCACGCTCACCTTCGAGAAAGCCGGGCCGGTCACGGTCGAATTCGCGATCAAATCGATCGGCGCGATGAAGCCTGATCCTTAG
- the murA gene encoding UDP-N-acetylglucosamine 1-carboxyvinyltransferase has protein sequence MDRIRIVGGRTLEGRIPISGAKNAALPLMIASLLTSETLTLENMPNLADVSMLLRILGHHGVDYSVDGRRPGEMPHASRTIHLSARAIVDTMAPYELVSKMRASFWVVAPLLARMGEAKVSLPGGCAIGTRPVDLLIMVLERLGASVEIEAGYVHARAQKGLRGAEIRFPKVTVGGTHTALMAASLAHGHTRIENAACEPEIVDLADCLNKMGAKIKGAGQTAIEIEGVGSLSGARHAVLPDRIEAGTYAMAVAMTGGDVLLEGASPALLQSALDAIEQAGAGVSVTNEGIRVRRNGAGLSPVDVTTAPFPGFPTDLQAQFMALMTVAKGCSRITETIFENRFMHVQELARFGAKIRLEGDIAFVEGVESLQGAPVMATDLRASVSLVIAALAAEGETVVNRVYHLDRGFEHLEEKLSRCGALVERLSNPG, from the coding sequence ATGGATCGCATTCGCATCGTTGGTGGCAGGACGCTCGAAGGCAGGATTCCCATCTCGGGCGCGAAAAACGCGGCGCTTCCATTGATGATCGCGTCCCTGCTGACGAGCGAAACGCTGACGCTCGAAAATATGCCCAATCTCGCCGATGTGAGCATGTTGTTGCGGATTCTCGGCCATCATGGCGTCGATTACTCGGTCGATGGCCGTCGCCCGGGCGAAATGCCGCATGCGAGCCGCACCATTCATCTCTCGGCGCGGGCCATCGTCGATACGATGGCGCCCTACGAACTGGTTTCCAAGATGCGGGCGAGTTTCTGGGTGGTGGCGCCGCTGCTCGCGCGGATGGGCGAGGCGAAAGTCTCTTTGCCGGGCGGTTGCGCCATAGGCACAAGGCCGGTCGATCTTCTGATCATGGTGCTCGAGCGGCTCGGCGCGTCGGTCGAGATCGAAGCCGGCTATGTTCATGCGCGGGCGCAGAAGGGACTGCGCGGTGCCGAGATCCGTTTCCCTAAAGTGACGGTCGGCGGCACGCATACGGCTTTGATGGCGGCATCGCTGGCGCATGGCCATACGCGCATCGAAAATGCCGCCTGTGAGCCGGAGATCGTCGATCTTGCCGATTGCCTCAACAAGATGGGCGCCAAGATCAAGGGCGCCGGACAGACAGCGATCGAGATCGAAGGCGTCGGTAGCCTTTCGGGCGCGCGCCATGCGGTGCTGCCGGATCGCATCGAAGCCGGCACCTATGCCATGGCCGTCGCCATGACCGGCGGCGACGTTCTGCTCGAAGGCGCAAGCCCGGCGCTTTTGCAAAGCGCGCTAGATGCCATCGAACAGGCCGGCGCCGGCGTGAGCGTCACCAATGAGGGGATCAGGGTCAGGCGCAATGGCGCGGGGCTGTCGCCCGTCGATGTGACGACCGCGCCATTCCCGGGATTTCCGACTGATCTTCAGGCCCAATTCATGGCACTCATGACGGTGGCCAAGGGCTGTTCGCGCATCACCGAGACGATTTTCGAAAATCGCTTCATGCATGTTCAGGAATTGGCGCGCTTCGGCGCCAAGATCAGGCTCGAAGGCGATATCGCTTTCGTCGAAGGGGTCGAGAGCTTGCAAGGCGCACCGGTCATGGCGACCGATCTGCGTGCCTCCGTCTCTCTCGTCATCGCGGCGCTCGCGGCCGAAGGCGAGACAGTGGTGAACCGCGTCTATCATCTCGATCGCGGCTTCGAACATCTCGAAGAAAAGCTCAGCCGGTGCGGTGCGCTGGTCGAGCGCCTTTCGAATCCGGGTTGA
- a CDS encoding DUF2948 family protein — MSDLLRLVALDSEDLAVLSANLQDALVKIGDMAYFPTTKRFVIVAARFDWLRAANQGAMERCRAGLHFERVLKVSRMGFDQHNADLILNLLSVTFNETDAPAGEVTLTFSGGAAIRLDVECLEAQMRDIGPRWKAKGQPGHQFDDIG; from the coding sequence ATGTCCGATCTTTTGCGTCTTGTTGCGCTCGATAGCGAAGATCTGGCGGTTCTCTCCGCCAATCTTCAGGACGCTTTGGTCAAGATTGGCGACATGGCCTATTTTCCGACAACCAAGCGCTTCGTCATCGTCGCGGCGCGTTTCGACTGGCTGCGCGCGGCGAACCAGGGCGCGATGGAACGTTGCCGCGCCGGTCTTCATTTCGAGCGGGTGCTCAAAGTCTCCCGCATGGGTTTCGATCAGCACAATGCCGATCTCATTTTGAATCTTCTGAGTGTCACCTTCAACGAAACCGACGCGCCCGCAGGAGAGGTGACCCTCACCTTTTCGGGCGGCGCCGCCATCCGCCTCGACGTCGAATGTCTGGAAGCGCAGATGCGCGACATAGGTCCGCGCTGGAAGGCCAAAGGCCAGCCGGGCCATCAGTTCGACGACATCGGGTGA
- a CDS encoding aminopeptidase P family protein: MFEALYQTFEDSADSSQSAERVAALRSTFRKYQIDGYLIPRADRHQNEYVAPADERLAWLSGFTGSAGLAIVLRRQAVLFIDGRYTLAVQSQIDPEVFEPVALAQISPDRWLETKLRKGSRIGYDPWLHTPGQIARYAVAAAKAGAELVAVEPNLIDLIWTDRPKAPQGEITVHPPRYAGEASAKKLARIVATLGSKDALVVSDPHAVAWAFNIRGQDVSHTPLPLSFAIITRTGKPKLYVDFEKLDDSVRAKLKPLAALAEPKDLKADLQDLAKKGKSVLFDAGTAPAKLIQIFEKAGGHADVGTDPIALMKAKKNATELEGMRQAHIRDAAAMVSFLHWFEGEAAEGELTEIEAAQALETFRRDTKKLKDVSFPSISASGPHSAIPHYRVTEKTNRKIKRGIFLIDSGAQYQDGTTDITRTVAVGEPNASMRDRFTRVLKGHIAIARAVFPKGTSGAQIDALARLALWQAGLDFDHGTGHGVGSYLSVHEGPQRIAKVGMQPLEPGMILSNEPGYYNAGHWGIRIENLVIVEPREIAGAERESYGFETITLVPIDRNLIEPKLLNAEELDWINAYHARVRKIVSPLVEPAARKWLKAATQPIE; the protein is encoded by the coding sequence ATGTTCGAAGCCCTTTATCAGACCTTTGAAGACTCAGCCGACTCCTCGCAGAGCGCCGAGCGCGTCGCAGCGTTGCGCTCCACGTTTCGCAAATATCAGATCGATGGATATTTGATCCCCCGCGCGGACCGCCATCAGAATGAATATGTCGCGCCCGCCGACGAACGGCTCGCATGGCTTTCGGGCTTCACTGGGTCCGCCGGGCTTGCGATCGTCTTGAGGCGGCAAGCCGTGCTCTTTATCGATGGACGCTACACGCTCGCGGTGCAGTCGCAGATCGATCCGGAGGTTTTCGAACCCGTTGCGCTCGCGCAAATCTCACCCGACCGCTGGCTTGAGACGAAACTGCGCAAGGGTTCGCGCATCGGCTACGATCCATGGCTGCACACGCCCGGCCAGATCGCGCGTTATGCCGTCGCGGCCGCGAAAGCCGGCGCCGAGCTCGTCGCGGTCGAACCCAATCTCATCGATCTGATCTGGACCGACCGGCCGAAGGCGCCGCAAGGCGAGATCACAGTGCATCCGCCGCGTTACGCAGGCGAAGCCTCGGCGAAGAAGCTCGCGCGCATCGTCGCGACGCTCGGCAGCAAGGATGCGCTGGTCGTCAGCGATCCGCATGCGGTTGCCTGGGCTTTCAACATTCGCGGCCAGGATGTGTCGCATACGCCTTTGCCCTTGTCCTTTGCGATCATCACCCGCACGGGCAAGCCGAAACTCTATGTCGATTTCGAGAAGCTCGACGATAGCGTCAGGGCGAAACTCAAGCCGCTTGCGGCGCTGGCCGAACCGAAAGACCTGAAGGCCGATCTGCAGGATCTTGCCAAGAAGGGCAAGAGCGTGCTCTTCGACGCGGGCACCGCGCCCGCCAAATTGATTCAGATTTTTGAGAAGGCGGGCGGCCACGCGGACGTGGGCACCGATCCCATCGCCTTAATGAAAGCGAAGAAGAACGCGACCGAGCTCGAAGGCATGCGCCAGGCGCATATACGCGACGCTGCCGCGATGGTCTCCTTCCTCCATTGGTTCGAAGGCGAGGCTGCCGAAGGCGAACTGACTGAGATCGAAGCGGCGCAGGCGTTGGAGACCTTCCGGCGCGATACGAAGAAACTGAAGGATGTCTCCTTCCCGTCGATCTCAGCCTCCGGGCCGCATTCGGCGATCCCGCATTATCGGGTGACGGAAAAAACCAACCGCAAGATCAAGCGCGGCATTTTTCTCATCGATTCCGGTGCGCAATATCAAGACGGCACGACCGATATCACCCGCACTGTCGCGGTCGGCGAACCCAATGCTTCTATGCGCGACCGTTTCACCCGCGTGCTGAAGGGCCATATCGCCATTGCGCGCGCGGTGTTCCCGAAGGGCACGTCGGGCGCGCAGATCGATGCGCTGGCGCGGCTCGCGCTCTGGCAGGCCGGACTCGATTTCGATCATGGCACGGGCCATGGCGTCGGCTCTTATCTCTCTGTGCATGAGGGGCCGCAGCGCATCGCCAAGGTCGGCATGCAGCCGCTCGAACCGGGCATGATCCTGTCGAACGAGCCCGGCTATTACAACGCCGGCCATTGGGGTATTCGCATCGAAAATCTGGTGATCGTCGAGCCGCGGGAGATCGCGGGTGCCGAACGCGAGAGCTATGGTTTCGAGACGATTACTTTGGTGCCGATCGATCGCAATCTGATCGAGCCGAAGCTTCTCAATGCGGAAGAGCTCGATTGGATCAACGCCTATCATGCGCGGGTGCGCAAGATCGTCTCGCCGCTGGTCGAGCCTGCCGCGCGCAAATGGCTGAAGGCGGCGACGCAGCCGATCGAATAG
- a CDS encoding MFS transporter has product MDAKLDAPAGLARPEETTLFAILLAISFSHLLNDIIQSLVPAIYPVLKTSFALDFGQIGLITLAFQLTASLFQPFIGLYTDKYPRPYSLAIGMGFSLGGLLLLSVAPNFGVLLLAAALIGVGSSVFHPEASRVARMASGGQHGLAQSLFQVGGTAGAALGPLLAAFIVVPHGQHSLAWFSIVALLAMIVLTGIGQWYGRMLAATRAKPRAAAHPSLGLSRTKVFVTISILLMLVFSKFFYTASISSYYTFYLIQKFGLSVQEAQIFLFLFLGAMALGTFLGGPIGDRIGRRYVIWASILGVLPFTLALPYAGLVATGVLSVVIGLILSSAFAAILVYAQELLPGKVGTVAGLFFGFAFGMGGLGAAALGELADITSITFVYRVCAFLPALGLFAYFLPRLGEEPMANS; this is encoded by the coding sequence ATGGACGCGAAACTCGACGCGCCGGCCGGGCTTGCCCGTCCCGAAGAGACGACACTTTTCGCTATTTTGCTGGCGATTTCGTTTTCACATTTGCTGAACGACATCATCCAATCGCTGGTGCCCGCGATCTATCCGGTTTTGAAGACGTCCTTCGCGCTGGATTTCGGCCAGATCGGCCTTATCACGCTGGCGTTTCAACTGACCGCCTCTCTGTTCCAGCCTTTCATCGGGCTTTACACGGATAAATATCCAAGACCCTATTCGCTGGCGATCGGCATGGGCTTCTCGCTCGGCGGCCTGCTTTTGCTGTCGGTCGCACCAAACTTCGGCGTGCTGCTTCTCGCGGCCGCGCTCATCGGCGTCGGCTCGTCGGTGTTCCATCCCGAGGCGTCGCGCGTGGCGCGGATGGCGTCGGGCGGACAGCACGGATTGGCGCAATCGCTGTTTCAGGTCGGCGGCACGGCCGGCGCCGCTCTGGGACCGCTGCTCGCGGCCTTTATCGTCGTGCCGCACGGCCAGCATAGTCTGGCGTGGTTCTCGATCGTCGCCCTTCTCGCGATGATCGTGCTGACTGGCATCGGCCAATGGTACGGCCGGATGCTCGCCGCCACCCGGGCGAAGCCGCGCGCCGCGGCGCATCCTTCTCTTGGTCTCTCGCGCACCAAGGTCTTCGTGACGATCTCGATCCTGCTCATGCTCGTCTTTTCCAAATTCTTTTATACGGCGAGCATCAGCAGTTATTACACCTTCTATCTGATTCAGAAGTTCGGCCTGTCGGTGCAAGAGGCGCAGATCTTTCTGTTCCTCTTTCTCGGCGCCATGGCGCTTGGCACCTTCCTCGGCGGTCCGATCGGCGACCGGATCGGACGGCGCTATGTCATCTGGGCGTCGATCCTCGGCGTCCTGCCTTTCACGCTCGCCTTGCCTTATGCCGGTCTTGTCGCGACCGGCGTGCTCAGCGTCGTCATCGGCTTGATCCTGTCCTCGGCCTTCGCCGCGATCCTCGTCTATGCGCAGGAGCTTCTGCCGGGCAAGGTCGGCACGGTCGCCGGCCTCTTTTTCGGCTTTGCCTTCGGGATGGGCGGATTGGGCGCCGCCGCACTCGGCGAATTGGCCGACATAACCAGCATCACCTTCGTCTATCGCGTCTGCGCCTTCCTGCCGGCGCTTGGGCTCTTTGCCTATTTTCTGCCGCGGCTCGGCGAAGAGCCGATGGCAAACAGCTAG
- the irrA gene encoding iron response transcriptional regulator IrrA — protein MLFNPAHLPLFADRQKAFCTARIEGILKSAGLRATRQRQVLGALLFESDHRRVTADDLHREALSRGVPLSLATVYNTLNQFVEGGLVRRVSVNGERTYFDTDPGDHHHFYIEAEDRLIDIQPEEVCFSHLPTPPDGYAIDKVDVVVHLKRVSQTS, from the coding sequence ATGCTTTTCAACCCTGCCCATTTGCCCTTGTTCGCCGATCGTCAGAAGGCCTTCTGCACGGCGCGAATCGAGGGCATCCTGAAATCGGCCGGCCTTCGCGCGACGCGGCAGCGCCAAGTGCTCGGCGCCCTGCTTTTCGAAAGCGACCATCGCCGCGTCACCGCCGACGACCTGCACAGAGAAGCGTTGAGCCGGGGCGTGCCGCTCTCCCTCGCGACCGTCTACAATACGCTCAATCAGTTCGTCGAAGGCGGCCTCGTCCGTCGCGTGAGCGTCAATGGCGAGCGGACCTATTTCGACACCGATCCCGGCGATCATCACCATTTCTACATCGAGGCCGAGGACCGGCTGATAGATATTCAGCCGGAGGAGGTTTGCTTCAGCCACCTTCCGACGCCGCCGGACGGCTATGCGATCGACAAGGTCGATGTCGTCGTCCATCTGAAAAGAGTGTCCCAGACATCGTAA
- a CDS encoding Fur family transcriptional regulator, which produces MELKLADDVKELYQTNGLRLTRPRRIIMQVLGESTDHPDAIELHRRVALVEPGISIATVYRTLSLLEEKGALERHTFSDGRARYEPADTKHHDHLIDIETGDVIEFQSEEIEKLQEKIARRHGYKIVSHRLEIYVTPLEPRRKSKAAKPAGKA; this is translated from the coding sequence ATGGAATTGAAGCTGGCCGATGACGTTAAGGAGCTTTATCAGACGAACGGGCTTCGCCTGACGCGGCCGCGCCGGATCATTATGCAGGTGCTCGGCGAATCGACGGACCATCCCGATGCGATCGAGCTTCATCGCCGCGTGGCCCTTGTCGAACCAGGCATCTCGATTGCGACCGTCTATCGGACGCTGAGCCTGCTTGAAGAAAAGGGCGCGCTCGAGCGCCACACGTTCTCGGATGGGCGGGCCCGCTACGAGCCCGCGGACACGAAGCATCACGATCATCTGATCGACATCGAGACCGGCGACGTCATCGAATTCCAGTCGGAAGAAATCGAGAAATTGCAGGAAAAGATCGCGCGCCGGCACGGCTATAAAATCGTCAGCCATCGCCTCGAGATCTATGTCACCCCGCTCGAGCCCCGCCGGAAGTCCAAGGCTGCCAAGCCGGCCGGAAAAGCCTGA